A segment of the Allosaccharopolyspora coralli genome:
CAGTGCCCGTGGCCGTGGCCTTGCCCGGACTCGTCGTCCTCTTCCTCCGGCTTCTCGACCACGGCGCTCTCGGTGGTGAGCACCATGCGCGCGATCGAGGCCGCGTTGGCGACCGCGGACCGGGTCACCTTCAGCGGGTCGACCACACCGGGCCGCTGCAAGTCGCCGAACTCGAGAGTCGAGGCGTTGAAGCCCGACCCCCACTCAAGGTCACGAACCTTCGAGACCACGACCGCACCTTCCTGGCCCGCGTTGGACGCGATCCAGAACAGCGGAGCCTCCAGTGCCTTGCGGACCAGCCGCACGCCGGTCGCCTCGTCGCCGGTGCTGCCGAGGTCGCCGTCGAGCACCTTCGCCGCGTGGATCAAGCTCGAGCCACCGCCGGGCACACTGCCCTCCTCGGCCGCGGCCTTCGACGCGGCGACCGCGTCCTCGATCCGGGACTTGCGCTCCTTGAGCTCGGTCTCGGTGGCGGCACCGACCTTGATCACCGCAACGCCGCCGGCGAGCTTGGCGAGCCGCTCGTTGAGCTTCTCGCGGTCCCAGTCGGAGTCGCTGGCCTCGGCCTCCTTGCGGATCTGCTCCGCACGGGCGCGCACCTCGGACTGGTCACCCTTACCGTCCACGAGGGTGGTGTCGTCCTTGGTGACCGTGACGCGGCGGACGCCGCCGAGCACCTCGGGCCCGACCTCGGAGAGCTTGAGGCCGACCTCCTCGGCGATGACCTGACCGCCGGTGACGACCGCGAGGTCGTCCATGAAGGCCTTGCGGCGGTCGCCGAAGAACGGCGCCTTGACGACGACGACCCGCAGCGTCTTGCGGATGGCGTTGACGACCAGCGTCGACAGCGCCTCCCCTTCGACGTCCTCGGCGACGATCAGCAGCGGCTTGCCGTTGTTGGCGATCTTCTCCAACAGCGGCAGCAGTTCCTGCACAGCGGAGATCTTCTCGCGGTGCAGCAGGACCTGCGCGTCCTCCAGGACGGCTTCCTGGCGCTCGGCGTCGGTGACGAAGTACGGCGAGACGAAGCCCTTGTCGAACTGGACACCCTCGGTGACCTCGAGTTCGGTAGCCAGCGTCGAGGACTCCTCGATGGAGACGACGCCGTCGTCGCCAACCCGCTCCATCGCCTCACCGACGAGGGCGCCGATCGAGTCGTCCCGGGAGGAGACGGTCGCGATCTGCGCGATGCCGTCCTTGCCCTTGACCGGGGTGGACTTCGACTTCAGCTCCTCGACGACCGCGTCGGTGGCCTTCTGGATGCCCGCGCCCAGCGAAGCCGGGTTCGCACCGGCGGCGAGGTTGCGCAAGCCCTCCTTGACCAAGGATTGCGCGAGCACGGTGGCCGTGGTGGTGCCGTCGCCCGCGACGTCGTTGGTCTTGGTCGCGACGTTCTTCGCGAGCTGGGCGCCCAGGTTCTCGTACGGGTCGTCCAGCTCGATGTCGCGCGCGATGGTCACACCGTCGTTGGTGATGTTCGGGCCGCCGAACTGCTTGTCCAGTACGACGTGCCGCCCCCGCGGCCCGAGGGTGACCTTCACCGCGTCGGCGAGTTGGTTGACGCCGCGCTCGAGTGCGCGACGAGCCTCCTCGTCGAAAGTGATCTGCTTAGCCATGTTTCAACAGCCCTTCAGCATGGATGCGAGGAACCGGGTGTGCTCACCGGTTCCACAGCGAAACGCCCCGGGGTCCCGGTGTGGGACCGCCGGGGCGGTTGAGCTCACGGCCCGCCGGAAAACGGGCCGGTCACACACGAGCCCGTCCCCGACGGGCCGGTGAAGCGGGTGCTCGTCCTCAGTTGACGACGGCGAGCACGTCGCGGGCGGAGAGGATCAGGTACTCCTCGCCGTTGTACTTGACCTCGGTGCCGCCGTACTTGGAGTAGATGACCACGTCACCCTCCTTGACATCCACCGGGATGCGGTTGCCCTTCTCGTCGACACGGCCGGGGCCGACCGCCAGGACCTTGCCCTCCTGGGGCTTTTCCTTGGCGGTGTCCGGGATCACGATGCCCGACGCAGTCGTCGTCTCGGCCTCGCTCGCCTGGACGACGATCTTGTCCTCAAGCGGCTTGATGCTCGCCACGGTCTGACCTCCACCTTCTGGGGCCTTCGAAGCGTTGGCTGGTTGATGAAGACTCCGCGTGGGTGCCTCCCGTCGTCGCGGGTGCCGGGCGGCTGCGGGGCCGTTCGTTTGGCACTCTACCGAGGCGAGTGCCAACGCTCAACCGGGCCCCACCCATCGGCGCGTCACCCGAATGTCTGCTGTTCAGGACGGCCATGTGGTGTTCACTGGACGATCACCAGGCACGCGAGTGCGTTTCACATTATTCGGCCACCGTGTGCCGGAACGCAGGCGACCGGCGCCACCGTGAACGAAGGAGCGCACCGTGCCCGAAGGCCTCACTCGACACATCACCGGGCGACGCACCGTGCTGGCGGCAGGATTCGGCGCCGCGCTCGGGTTCGGACTCCACGCACCGGCTCGCGCCTCCGGCGGACCCGACCCGTTCACGCTCGGCGTGGCCTCCGGGGACCCGACGGCCGACGGCGTCGTTCTCTGGACCCGCCTCGCCGTGGACCCGCTCGCCGACGACGGCCACGGCGGGATGC
Coding sequences within it:
- the groES gene encoding co-chaperone GroES, whose translation is MASIKPLEDKIVVQASEAETTTASGIVIPDTAKEKPQEGKVLAVGPGRVDEKGNRIPVDVKEGDVVIYSKYGGTEVKYNGEEYLILSARDVLAVVN
- the groL gene encoding chaperonin GroEL (60 kDa chaperone family; promotes refolding of misfolded polypeptides especially under stressful conditions; forms two stacked rings of heptamers to form a barrel-shaped 14mer; ends can be capped by GroES; misfolded proteins enter the barrel where they are refolded when GroES binds) → MAKQITFDEEARRALERGVNQLADAVKVTLGPRGRHVVLDKQFGGPNITNDGVTIARDIELDDPYENLGAQLAKNVATKTNDVAGDGTTTATVLAQSLVKEGLRNLAAGANPASLGAGIQKATDAVVEELKSKSTPVKGKDGIAQIATVSSRDDSIGALVGEAMERVGDDGVVSIEESSTLATELEVTEGVQFDKGFVSPYFVTDAERQEAVLEDAQVLLHREKISAVQELLPLLEKIANNGKPLLIVAEDVEGEALSTLVVNAIRKTLRVVVVKAPFFGDRRKAFMDDLAVVTGGQVIAEEVGLKLSEVGPEVLGGVRRVTVTKDDTTLVDGKGDQSEVRARAEQIRKEAEASDSDWDREKLNERLAKLAGGVAVIKVGAATETELKERKSRIEDAVAASKAAAEEGSVPGGGSSLIHAAKVLDGDLGSTGDEATGVRLVRKALEAPLFWIASNAGQEGAVVVSKVRDLEWGSGFNASTLEFGDLQRPGVVDPLKVTRSAVANAASIARMVLTTESAVVEKPEEEDDESGQGHGHGH